In Candidatus Margulisiibacteriota bacterium, a single window of DNA contains:
- a CDS encoding glycogen synthase GlgA: protein MNILIASSEVVPFAKTGGLADVAGALPKEIKKLKHDVVVVMPCYKTIDKNKFKLELVGNFDVQIAGGIEKADLYKTKLDKTTVPVYFIANPKYFDRDHLYQESGEDYIDNDERFAFFDRAILEMCKYLDYKPELIHCNDWQTALVPVYLKTLYLNDPFYTNTATLFTIHNLAYQGLFEPKKALQVTQLPAEVFSYEKLEFWGKFSFIKGGLIYADLLNTVSDMYSKEIQTEEYGCGLQGLLSTRSADLYGVINGIDYSVWDPKADPNIKENYSLQKLEGKEINKKELLKQYGLKYKENTPVIGVISRLADQKGFDLIAEIIDQLMQKNLQIVILGTGEPKYHQLFASIAEKYPAKAGIALKYDAMLAQLIYAGSDMFLMPSRYEPCGLGQLISLKYGTIPIVRETGGLADTIVDYDLVDVFEADKANGFMFLDYNSEKLLEKIERAVEVYADEKAWKKLMKNAMKYDFSWKASAIKYMELYFCALGKKQG from the coding sequence ATGAATATACTCATTGCCTCATCAGAAGTAGTGCCATTTGCAAAAACCGGTGGTCTGGCTGATGTTGCTGGTGCATTGCCGAAAGAGATAAAAAAATTAAAGCATGACGTTGTTGTAGTTATGCCTTGCTACAAAACAATTGATAAAAACAAGTTTAAGCTAGAATTAGTTGGTAATTTTGATGTTCAGATTGCCGGCGGAATTGAGAAAGCGGACCTATATAAGACGAAGTTAGATAAAACGACTGTTCCGGTCTACTTTATTGCTAATCCGAAGTATTTCGATCGAGATCATCTGTATCAAGAATCTGGTGAAGATTATATAGACAATGATGAAAGATTTGCATTTTTTGACAGGGCTATTCTCGAAATGTGTAAATATTTGGACTATAAGCCTGAACTTATTCATTGCAATGACTGGCAGACTGCGTTAGTGCCTGTATATCTGAAAACTTTATACCTGAACGACCCTTTTTACACAAATACGGCCACCTTGTTTACTATTCATAATCTTGCCTATCAAGGATTGTTTGAGCCGAAAAAGGCACTCCAGGTTACCCAGTTGCCGGCAGAAGTTTTTAGCTATGAAAAACTGGAATTCTGGGGAAAGTTCAGCTTTATTAAGGGTGGGCTTATCTACGCGGACCTCCTCAATACAGTCAGTGATATGTATAGCAAGGAAATTCAAACTGAAGAGTATGGGTGTGGGTTGCAAGGGCTACTCAGTACAAGAAGTGCAGATTTGTATGGTGTAATTAATGGAATAGATTACTCAGTTTGGGATCCGAAAGCTGACCCGAATATTAAAGAAAACTATAGTTTGCAGAAATTAGAAGGTAAAGAAATAAACAAAAAAGAGCTACTTAAGCAGTATGGTTTGAAGTACAAGGAAAATACTCCGGTAATCGGAGTTATCTCTAGGTTAGCAGATCAAAAAGGCTTTGATTTGATTGCCGAAATAATTGATCAGCTTATGCAAAAGAATCTTCAGATAGTTATTCTTGGCACAGGTGAACCGAAGTATCATCAGTTATTTGCTTCTATCGCCGAAAAATATCCTGCAAAAGCAGGTATTGCGCTAAAATATGATGCAATGTTAGCTCAGCTGATTTATGCTGGAAGTGACATGTTCCTTATGCCTTCTCGTTATGAGCCTTGTGGTTTAGGCCAATTAATAAGCTTGAAATACGGTACGATTCCGATAGTACGTGAGACAGGCGGATTAGCGGATACGATCGTTGATTACGACTTGGTTGATGTATTCGAAGCAGACAAGGCAAACGGATTTATGTTTTTAGACTATAATTCAGAAAAGCTTCTTGAAAAAATAGAGCGAGCTGTTGAAGTTTATGCTGACGAAAAAGCCTGGAAAAAACTTATGAAAAACGCTATGAAATATGATTTTAGTTGGAAAGCCTCCGCTATAAAATACATGGAATTGTATTTTTGCGCTTTAGGAAAAAAACAGGGATAA